AGCCCCCACACCCGGTAGGCTTCGGACCTTATCCCCTCCTTGTAGAACCGGTCGAAATGCCTGAGCAGGGCATCCCTTTTGAGTACGCCCCAGAGGGGGGCACCAGGGGAATTGATCAGATCGTGGCTGAGTTGCCGGACCCTGTCACTTCTCAGCCATTGCGCAACAGGTCCTCCGAATCCCAGCTTGGGCTGGTGCAAGAGAGATTCCGGGAGAAGGTGGGAAAAGGCTTTTCGGAAGAGGTACTTGCTCGTTCCGTTGTTAAACTTCACCGTGTGTGGCAGGGAGAAGGCGAACTCCGCAAGCCTCCTGTCGAGCAGAGGGGCCCGAACCTCGAGGGAGTTCGCCATGGCAGCACGGTCGACTTTGCGGAGAATGTCACCTGGAAGATAAAGGCAGGCGTCGAGATACAAGGCCCTGTCGATTCCCTCACCCGCCTGGGGACGCCACATCTCGAAATCGGTGGGAGACCTCTTGTCACCGTACCTCCACAGGGAAGCCCGCTCCTCTTGGCCGAAGTGAGTCATCTGGGCCAGATGGCGATCCCAGGGGTCCTGAAAATCCCGGGCCAGCCGGGCAGCCGATGATTCCCTCAGCAGGCGCCTGTACGCGGCCTCGAAAAAACCACCCAGAGCCGGAATTCTCTTGAGGTTTCTCGAAAGTCTCAGCCTCATCCTTCTCCGGGATTCCGCCCTCACGGATCGGTCGACCCTCTCGGCCATGATCAAGGGGCCGTACCACCAGGTGTATCCCCCGAAGAGCTCGTCCCCCCCGTCCCCTGTCAGGACCACCTTCACTTCCTGCCCCGCGAATCTCGAGATCAGGAAGGTGGGGATACTCGACGAATCGCCAAAGGGTTCATCATAGGTCCTCCCCATTTCGACGAGCAGGTCGGCCGCATCCACATCGAGCTGGATCCCATGGTGCTCGGTCCCGTATCGACGGGCCACAGCATTTGCAAGGGGGAGCTCGTTTACCCATTTGCCGAACCCCACTGTGAAGGTCTTCACGGGCCTTTCTGACAGCCGGCTCATAAGGGCAACGACCGTCGATGAATCCAGTCCCCCGCTGAGAAAAGCCCCCACAGGTACGTCGGAGGCGAGCGTCCGTTTCTTGACCGCCTCTGTGACAAGAATCCGGAGCCTTTCAACCATCTCGGGTTCAGGGGCATCGGGCCCGCCCGGACAGCCGAATTCCGGTGTCCAGTACCTTTCCAGAATCGATCTCCCCCGTTGTCGAGTAAGATGATGGCCGGGAGGCAGGACCGAGATGTTTCTGTAGATCGTCCGGTGGGGTGGAATGTAGGAGAGCCTCAGATAGTCGTCGAGGGCCCCGTAATCCACCACCCCCCGGATCGATTGGGAGGCAAGAAGGGCTTTGATCTCCGAGGCGAAAAACCAGGTCCCGTCCGGGGACTCTACATGATAGAAGGGCTTCTTGCCAAAGGGATCACGGGCGGCAAAGAGGAGTTGCTCCCGGCTGTCCCAGATGGCGAAGGCATACATCCCGTCGAGCTCGTGCACGGATCGGGAACCATAGGTGCGAAAGGCCTCCAGCACGACCTCCGTGTCGGAATCCGTGCGGAAAGAGCAGCCCATTTCCCGGAGCCGAGCCCGCAGGCTCCGGTAGTTGTATATCTCGCCGTTATAGGTTATCCAGAATCTCCGGTCATGCGATGCCATGGGCTGTCTGCCTCCGGCCAAATCGATGATCGAGAGACGGGCATGACCGAAACCGACGCGGTCCTCCATGATGACGACACGGTCATCGTCAGGACCCCGGTGGCGGAGAGCCTCTGTCATGCGCCGGAGGGCCTGCCTGTCAACAGGTCCGTCACTGGACAGTATTCCGGCAATTCCACACATCGTGTTCCTTCAATCTCCGATCACAGGGCCGTAGGAGAGATGGCCTTCCTCCACGAGGAGGCTCTCCTTGTTGCAACAGAAGATCCTGCCCCCCGTCGCTTCCACCTGCTGCCTGATAAAGGGAAAAGCGGCCGTCATGGGCGGGAGCTCCCCGTAGGGAAGCACCGTGCCGTGCCGGCCGGCCCTGAGGTTGTACTCCCAATCCAGGTCTGAAGAACCCTCCTTCCTCTTGAGTCTTATGAGTCTGGGCATCTGGTCTTGGAAGAAATAGTCCGGGGTGTTGAGATCGACTCCCAGGAGCTTGATTGTGGCATGGGGATCCAGAACATGGGCCACGTTTATCGCCGTGGTGAGGGTTCCACGGAAGTGGAACAGCCGCTCGTCCAGCCCCCTGCCCCAGAGGTACTCGAGTCTGTCCCAGGGGCCTATATCGAGATAGCCGATCTCCAATCTGCTGTCCACCACCACCATATCGGTCGGCCCTCTTCCTCGAAGGGCTCTCTTCACTTTCCTCCAGTAAAATACCGCGGGATCTGTGTAGATCCGGCCTTCCCAGTATCTGTGCAGCAGGAATCGAGTTCTCCAGAATCCGTTCTTCCTGCAGGTATCAAAGACCATCTCGTATACAAAACGATTGTGGACGTAGTCGAGCATGATGTGGTGCGTGGGCACGATGCCCACTCTTTTCCAGAATATGAGGTACATGTTGAAGGAGATAACCGCCTCGGCGCCGTTGACGTAGTACGCTTCGTCCTCTGTAATCCTGTTCAGAGAAGCTCCGCTGCCTATAACGAATATCTCGCCCAATGTCCTGAAAGTGGCCGGGCCCTATGCCTGCCTCATCACGCGGCGGATACTGAGAGGGTCACCACGCGGAGTCGGGAGCCAAGGGATAGGACAGGAATGTCCTCATGTCAAAGAGAAAAACAACTCCAAAGCCGATAGCCCGCGGCAATCTCTGATCGAGAAGTGAGGAAACTCCGGACTCCGGGCATTGGCTACCCCACCCTGCGGAGCTTCCTCATGACGGGCAGTTCGCTCTCAAAGATCCGTTTCACCCCGTCTCCCATGGCGGCCTCGATGGCACGGATCTCGCGCACCAGCCGGGCCAACCCGTGAGGCTCCACCGAAGCGGCCTGGTCGCTTCCCCACATTGCCCTGTCCAGGGTTATGTGCCTTTCGATCATGCACGCCCCCAGCGCGGAAGCGGCCAGGGAAGTCGGGAGGCCGACTTCGTGGCCTGAATATCCCACAGGAACGCCGTAATGCTCCTTGAGTGTCTGGATGGCCTTCAGGTTGAGCTCCTCTGGTTTGGCCGGATAGGTGGAGGTGCAGTGCATCAGGATCAGATCCCCGGTGCCGAGGATCTCAACCGCATGGTCGATCTGTTCCAATGTGCTCATACCCGTGGAGAGGATGATCGGTTTTCCATAGAGCCGGTGATGGCGGAGCAGGTCGTCGTCGGACAGGCAGGCAGAGGCTATCTTGAAGCAGGGAGGGTCGAATCGGGCGATAAAATCGACAGATTCTTCGTCCCAGCACGAAGCATACCACATGATCCGGTTGAGCCTGCAGAAATCGTCGATCGCCCCGTACTCATCCCAGCCCAGTTCCAGTCCGCGCTTGAGGTCTCCGTTGGTCTCTCCAAAGGGGTTTTCTCTCGGCCTGGCCAGCTCCTCCGGTGTGTAGACCACCTCTACCGTGCGCTTCTGAAACTTGACCGCGTCACAACCGGCCAGCACGGCCGCCGAGATCAGCTTTCTCGCGGTGTCCAGGTCTCCGTTGTGGTTTATGCCGATCTCGGCCACCACAAAACAGGGCTCACCATCACCGACCAACCGGTCTCCTATCCTCACCCTCTCTGCCATTACCACTCTCCTCCATCCGGCCGCTCCGTCCAGGTCTTGACTCTACAGACCTTTGGCAAGCCAACCTCCGTCGACGTAAATGTCCTGGCCCGTTATGTAGGAAGAGGCGTCCGACGCCAGGAGTATGGTGATACCCGCCAGATCTTCCGGTCTCCCCCATCGACGGAGGGCGGTCTTTTCTCTGATCGTCCTGTTAAGGGACGGATCACCCCAGCTCTTCCTGGTCATGTGGGTCCTGAAATATCCCGGTCCTACGCTGTTGACCCTGATCCCGTACCTGCCCAGATCGAGGGCAAGGGATTTTGACAACTGGCGCAGAGCCCCCTTGAAGGAGACGTAGGCTGGATTGTCCGGGAAGGCGAGCTCCGCATTGAGACTCGTAATATTGATAATGACACCTGATCTGTTCCTTTTCATCAACTTGCCTATTTCCCTGGAAAGTTCAAAGGGGGCTCTCAGATTGACCGCATACGTCCTCTCCCAAAACTCATCCGGGTAATCGAAGAGGGGGTGGCTGAAGGTCACCCCGGCGTTGTTGACCAGAACATCAACCCGGCCGGGCCCTCTCCTCAGGAATTCGACAAGTTCCTGCACCTGGGTCCGGTCCCCTACGTCGCATCGGTACATTACGGCTCGAAGCCCCTCTGCCCGGAAGAAGCGGGTCGTCCTTTCCAGTTCCCTCCCGAGAATGTCGACCAGGACAACCTCGGCACCCGCCCCCAGAAGGGCCGCTGCAATCGCCTTCCCATTGCCCCTGGCGGCACCCGTGACCACGGCTTTCTTTCCTTCCAGGGAAAACAGCGATTCCAGGTAGGTCATCGGGTCTTCATCCTGTTCAACCTGATCTCTTGGGAAATCATCTCCCCGTCAAAGGAGATGACAAAGGCGACGAATCGGGCGACCTCCCGGGGATCGATGAAGGAATCATAGCTCTGCCCTCTCACCTTTCTTCCCATCTCGGTCTTTATGGAACCAGGAGAGATGCAGAAAGTCCTTACATTCTCCCCCTTGAGCTCCTCATGGAGGGATCTCGAAAGGCCGAGGAGTGCGTGCTTCGAGGCGCAGTAGATTCCGGTTTCACCGAAACCCTGATAGGCGGAGGAAGAGCCTATGTTGACTATCCTCCCCCATCCCCTCCTTGCCATCCCAGGAGAAAAGGCCTTCGAGAAGAGAAAGGGGGCTCTGACATTGACGTTGAAACAGGTGTCGAAATCACTCAGCCTCGATCTGAACAGGCTTTTCACGGGGAAGACACCCGCGCAGTTTATCAGAATGTCGATGTGGTCAAACCGGTTTTTTGCACTTCTGATGATCCTCTCGACATCTTCGATGCGGTTGAGGTCTCCTGAAGCAAGACCGATCCCCACCTTTTCCCCCCCTCCGGCGGATTCCAACTCCCTCTTGAGGGCCTTGAGCCTGCTGGTGCTCCTGGAGGTGAGAAAGAGATTGCAAGACTCGCCGGCCATCTGCAGAGCGATGCACCGTCCCAGTCCGCCTGTGGCACCCGTGAGGAAACAGTTCCTATTTTGCAATACCCCGTGCATAGTCAGGCCATCAGTCTTTCCACGATTTCCAGATCCTCGTATGAATCGATATCAAAAGACCGTATCTTCGGTACCACACAGAACCCTATCCTCCCCCCGATCCGGTTTCTGTATCTCAAGAGGTTGTCCCTCGTGGTTATGAAGAAGCCCCCCGTCTCAAGGAAGGTACTCTTCCACTCCTGCCTCCTCTTCCGGTCCTGTATGTCGTAATTGGGTCGACCGTCGGTCCATACAAACTGGGTAAGTCGGGAAACCGCGATGACCGAGTCGTACTCATCCAGCATTGAAATCCCCCTGTCAATGTCTTCGCCGGTCGTCAAAGGGGAGGTGGCCTGTAGAAACACGAGCACATCGAACCAAACCCTTTCTGCAAAGTGGAGCAAGACGGCGTCACTCGAGGCAGTATCGGTTGACAGTTCCTCCGGCCTCTTGAGCGCTCTTGCCCCCAGATCCTCTGCGATACGGAGAATCTCGTCGTCTTCTGAACTGACCCAGGTCTGCTCCACCTGGGAATCGAGGGAGGCCTTGATGGCATAGTAGATCAGAGGCCTCCCCCTCAGCAGAACCAGGTTCTTTCTCGGAATCCCCTTGCTCTTCCCCCGTGCGGGAATGATGGAGACTATCTTCCGAGAATCTCTCCCGTGGAAAGTCACGGCTCAGCCCCGTTGCCTCTCATAGCCGACCCCTCGCCCGGTTCGATCCCTTCGTATCGTTTGAAAGCCTCGATCCATCTCAAAATGGTGTCCAATGTCTCATGGGAGGGCTCGCGAGACTCCAGGATTCTGCTCACCCTTTCGATGTAGTAGAGCAACCGATAGAGCCGGGCCGAGGAAGAAAGGGGGGTGAGATGCCGTGCAATAGACGGAGCGCTTGTGGCAATTGTGGATTCCAAACCGAGTATGGCTCTCTTCATTTCACGGGATATGCCCGGAACCTCACGTCCAAGCCAGATCTGTTGGAAAAACGCGTTATAGAGATCGAAAAGCACGCTCCTGTACCCGAAAGTCTCCCAGTCCACAACCATGTGGCCGCGGTTCGTGATGAGTACGTGTTTTGGAGAAAAATCACCATGAGAGAAGACCAGAGGGACTGTCCTGCCTCCCATGGCGCAAACCTCCCTGGCCGCTTCCTCGATAAAGCCTCTGACTTGGGCGATCTCGGAAGGTTCGAGCCCTTCTGCGTGCAGTCTGCTCTCCTCATGACGGAGAAGATCCATCCTTTGGCCGCAATAGCCTGACAGATCGACAGGACGTGGCTCAGAGCCAACTATCATGGCCGTCAGAACGGGGAGGAGATCTTCTTCCAGTGCCCTTAGAAAACCACTCCAGCTGGAACCATCAAGATGATAACCGTTCACGTACTCCTCTTCGTACCAGCTTTCCTCGGGCTGGCACCGAAGAAGGGATGGGGCAAAACAGAACCTGCCAGCGATTCTTGCCCGCTCTATTTCTTGCCGGACAACCTCAGGGGTGACCTCCGGCGAGAAGACCTTCGTGACAACTCCCCTGGCGAGGTCAAATACCTTGTACCCCCTGTGGACTTCGCAGCAGAGATGTCCGTGGACGGGCAGGTCAAGCAGCACCTCACCGCGTGGAGGGTTAAACCGGTGATAGAGGAGTTTTCCCGTGACAAAAGCAATTCTCTGCAAACTCGGCCTGACACCCAGGCCTGCCCTGTGAAAACCAAAGGGCTTTCCTCTCCAGTAGAGAAGGGCACCGAGCACTGTGGGGTTCCGCTGCAGAGAGAAATACCACCCCCGTATCCTGACGTATCTGTAGCCCCTCGAAGTTCCGGATCTACTCGTCGATACTCTCACAGGCTCCCGCCGGTGTGGCGTGGATGAAACAATTGACGCTCCCGAATTCTCCCGGTCTGTCATCATAGGGATGGTTCGTGAGGATGAGTTCGTGGATGGTCAAATGGTTTCTCCTGACAAGGCGAGGATAGTTATGGGTCCAGGAAAGAGGTTTTGCCCGCGGCATCGAGTTCTCAGGGAAAGCCTCTTCCTCCAATCTCGGAAGTGACACAGGTTCTGATACGAATAGCTCCAGTTCCGGGAAGGTGGATACATAGGCGAGAAAACCATCTACGGATTCGGGCTGCACAAAATGGAAGAGACCCGATGTGTAGAGAAACAGTCGCCCCTCTCTCTGGTCCTCCAGCAGTTCGGAAGCCCTTTCAAGGGGAAGAAGGCGAAACTCGAGGTTGGGAAGTCTGTACCTGCTTCCGGCGTAACTCACCGCACCGAAGAAGGCGTCTGTCCCGATGCACGTTATGCCAGGAAATTGTCGTGCAAACCACGCTAGCTCCCGGCCCGAGCCGACTCCGATTTGAATGATCAAGGGATCTTTTCTCGCCGCACCCTTTTTGCTCCCCTCTTTTTCCTGCCTGTCCAGTTTGCCCGTGTACTCTTCGATACGGGTTCTCAGCCTGAGGTAAAGGGGCACGGCTTCGCCCAGTGTCAGCTCAGCTGTCAAGGGACATCCCAGGTTGAAGGGTTGCCTGTCGTATGTTGAAGCCCACGATCGACTGCCGGGTTCTATCAGGATCGATTTCATCCTCTCGCGAACCATCGGGTCCCTTTCCGGGTAGTACTTCTCGGCCAGCCAATATCTCAAAACACCTGGATAGAGGAGCCGATCAAGTAAGCTTCTACGAACCGGATCATGGTGAGTCGAAAGCAAATGATTCCTGTACTCCTCAAGAAGACCGCTGGTAGCGATAATACGGGAGACGGCCCGGTTCAACCATGGGATCCCTAGTACGGTCTTTATTCCTCTGGCCATCCCAGATCTGAGACCCAGTACACTCAGGCGAGCCTTCACGACACCTCCGGCGTGGGGATCCTGCTATGCCGGCTCCTCACGCCAAACCTCACGGTGCAGGAATCCCGGAGCCCCGCCCACAAGGGTCACGTCATGCTGTCTCTCAGGTACCTGACGTTCCTCCAGGCGAGCTTCGACAGGCTCCTTACCCGGTTACGGAGCCTCCTTCGGAGAGCTTCCCCCTGTGTGACATAGGTTCGCGTGAGCTCAACGATCGGCTCTATCTCTTCATGCAGTTTCAGGGCGTCGAAGGTCTGCCCCTCGAGGCCTGCCTGCCTGTTGAGTGCGTCTGTCTTGAAGGTGTTGGCCGTGAGAGTGACAATGGGGGTTCCCCCGGTCAAGGCGAAGATGCTGGGATGCCATCTCCCACTCACGTAGGCACGTGCGTGGCCCAGAATGTCGACGGCCTGTTGTGTGGGAGTGGCGAGCCCTATAAGAGGGAGGTGCAACTCCCTGGATATGGGACGAAAGATCTTTTCGTCCGTCGTACAGGGAGCGGTAAGCAGGACTTGGCCGACCTTTTTCTGCAGCATCTCGCAAAGGGCTATGAAGCCTGGAACAGGATCGTACTGGGGTCGATCCGGGCGGAGGTAGATGGAGCTACCCCCCACACATACGTATGGCTCCAGGGGGTTGAATCCGGAGGCTGAATCCGGCCACACGCTGAAATAACCTTCCCGCGCGGCAACACATGACCAGGCAGGGTTCTTTGCCGGCCTGTAAGTAAAGGCCGCATCCGCTCCAAGGGTGGAGTTATCTCCTCTGACAAAAGCCGAACATTTCTCGGCGGAAAGATGCTCCCTGAATACGATATCATCCAAAAGGGGGTAGACACGCGATACCATTTCGGCCATGCATTCATTGCCGATGTCTGCCGTGTGGTTCACGAGGATACAGGGCTTGCCGAAGTGGCGTTTTGCAAGATATGCGATAAAGAGATTCATCCGACCCGTTCGTTGGGTGTCGTAAATGCTTCCCTCACCGTTTATGACAACCAGGTCACACTCCTCCAGTGCCCGGCGCTCCGGTTGAAAGATCTCATCCTTGATCACCTTTTCGGCGAAGGGTTCGAATTCTGCAAAGGAGCGGGGCACCGTATCGTGTGCGCCGGAGATCCGATCCCACGTTGAGCCGAAGGCCCTCCGAGCGATGAGCTTGACCGTGCCCCTTGCCCTGGGAATAGAATCGACGGCGGCTCCAAGAAGATGCTCAATAAGCCGGGGAACCTTCCCCGGCACGTAACGATCCCTTTTCCCCATGCGGCTCCAAAACAAGGTATGGGCTATCTCTCCCCCCGACTCCTCCACCATTCTACGTAGGGCAAGACTCGTTGACCGACACCCCCAATTGGGGTTGTCCGAATTGTCACCGACAAAGAAAACCCTCATTCCGCTCTTCTAGCTCTTGCTAGGCTGCAGTCTTGACCAGGGGAGTCGTGCACCGAAATAGCCGAGTCGCTTTTCTCCTCTTTCAGAGGTGAAGTCGCGAATACTGATCTTTACGACATTGGCCGCTATATCGATCTGCCCGTATGTTGGTGAATAGATCGCCACGGTAAACAGATACTCCCCCGGCGCAAACAGCCTGGCCGGAAACTCAACAAGGTAGCTCGAGCGACCCTTGGGCAGGCCCTGGCCGACGCTGTCCCGGAGATCGGAAATCAGGATCAGAGTGCCGAAGGCATCCCTCACCGAGGCAGTCAGGTAGGCGTCCGGCATTACTTTCGAGATGTTTATCCCTATCAACAAGTCGAAAGGCCGCGACCCGTCAAAATCGGAACTGATCACCCGGCCGTTTCTCGTCTTCACGACGACCTCCAGGATCTGGTTCTTCCCGGATTCAGCGGGTTCTTTCTTGAAAGAGCCCTTGTACTCGGTGTTTCTCATGAGATATCTGCCCACGACTGACTCTGTTGCCCCGTCAGAAACCACTTTCCCCCCTTCCAACAGGATGGCACGGTGACACAACCTGTGAATAGCGCTCAGGTTATGGCTGACGAAGAAGACCGTACGGCCTTCTCCCCCCACTTGCTCCATCTTTCCTAGACACTTGTTCTGGAAAGAGGCATCGCCCACTGCCAATACCTCGTCCACCAGCAGGATCTCAGGCTCCAGGTGGGCAGCTACGGCAAAGGCCAGACGGACATACATGCCGCTGGAATAGTGTTTCACCGGGGTATCGATAAACTTCTCAACCTCTGCAAAGGCCACGATTTCGTCAAACCTGCGGTCGATTACGGCCTTCTTCATCCCCAGGATCGCCCCGTTGAGGTAGATATTCTCTCTGCCTGTCAATTCCGGATGGAACCCCGTACCGACTTCCAGCAACGATCCTACCCGTCCGTAGATATCGGCGCACCCCCTGGTCGGTTCCGTGATGCGGGAGAGGACTTTGAGCAGTGTGGTTTTGCCTGCTCCGTTACTGCCGATTATACCTACAACCTCTCCCCTTTTGACCTCCAATGACACATCTTTCAAAGCCCAGATCGTTTCTCTGGGTCCTGTGCCCGGAGGGGTATGCGCACCCCGCAGAAGGTTCCACACGTTGAGAAAGGGAGAAGCCGCGGCATTCATAAGCGTGTCGCGAAAGGTCCGATACCGCTCCCTGGGGCCGCCGATCTGGTATCTTTTTGAAAGGTTCTCCACGCGAATGGCGAGGTTATTGGTCTTTCCCCGAGTTTTCAACCATCTTCCTTTCACACTACGTCTGCAAAGGTCTTCTCCATCCGTCGGAAGTAGAAGGCGCCACCGGTCAGAAGGCTCAGGGCCACGAGACTCGATGCAATGATGATCGACCCGAGTGGAGTCTCCGTACCCAGAAGAGCCCATCTGAATCCGCCCACCACGCCGACCATGGGATTGAGACCGAGCAGCCACCCGGGCAGCCCGTGTTTTTCGATAAGGGCGAGAACCCGGCTCATCGGGTAGATCACAGGGGTTGCAAAGAGCCATAACTGGACAAAGAAGGGGACCACGTACCTGATATCACGAAACTGAACGTTCAGCGCAGAGAGCCACATGCCAGTGCCAAGAGCGGTGGCAAAGGCGAGAAGGAGGAGCAGGGGGAGCAGGACGGCGGCCGGAGTGGGCCAGATCCCATACCAGGCCATCATCCCGAGAAGCACACTGAAAGCGATTACAGAGTCGACCACCCCGGAAAGAACCGCAGAGACGGGGATCACGAGACGGGGGAAAAAGACCTTCTTGATCAGATTCGATGAACCGACCAGGCTGTTGGAGCACTGGTTCAGCCCATGGGCGAAGAACAACCACGGGAGGAGTCCTGTGTAGGAAAAAATGGGATAGGGTAACCCGTCGGACCCGATCTTTGCCATGCGGCCGAAGAATATGGTGAAAACCACCATGGTGAAAAATGGCTGGATGACGGCCCACGCCGCCCCGAGCACGGTCTGCTTGTAACGGACCTTTACGTCGCGCCAGATCAGGAAATAGAGGAGTTCCCTGTACTCCCAGAG
This region of Deltaproteobacteria bacterium genomic DNA includes:
- a CDS encoding SDR family oxidoreductase: MTYLESLFSLEGKKAVVTGAARGNGKAIAAALLGAGAEVVLVDILGRELERTTRFFRAEGLRAVMYRCDVGDRTQVQELVEFLRRGPGRVDVLVNNAGVTFSHPLFDYPDEFWERTYAVNLRAPFELSREIGKLMKRNRSGVIINITSLNAELAFPDNPAYVSFKGALRQLSKSLALDLGRYGIRVNSVGPGYFRTHMTRKSWGDPSLNRTIREKTALRRWGRPEDLAGITILLASDASSYITGQDIYVDGGWLAKGL
- a CDS encoding ABC transporter permease codes for the protein MDHFKTREDKSVEVRITKIRPSKGWVSLGLKELWEYRELLYFLIWRDVKVRYKQTVLGAAWAVIQPFFTMVVFTIFFGRMAKIGSDGLPYPIFSYTGLLPWLFFAHGLNQCSNSLVGSSNLIKKVFFPRLVIPVSAVLSGVVDSVIAFSVLLGMMAWYGIWPTPAAVLLPLLLLLAFATALGTGMWLSALNVQFRDIRYVVPFFVQLWLFATPVIYPMSRVLALIEKHGLPGWLLGLNPMVGVVGGFRWALLGTETPLGSIIIASSLVALSLLTGGAFYFRRMEKTFADVV
- a CDS encoding SDR family oxidoreductase, producing MHGVLQNRNCFLTGATGGLGRCIALQMAGESCNLFLTSRSTSRLKALKRELESAGGGEKVGIGLASGDLNRIEDVERIIRSAKNRFDHIDILINCAGVFPVKSLFRSRLSDFDTCFNVNVRAPFLFSKAFSPGMARRGWGRIVNIGSSSAYQGFGETGIYCASKHALLGLSRSLHEELKGENVRTFCISPGSIKTEMGRKVRGQSYDSFIDPREVARFVAFVISFDGEMISQEIRLNRMKTR
- the asnB gene encoding asparagine synthase (glutamine-hydrolyzing) — encoded protein: MCGIAGILSSDGPVDRQALRRMTEALRHRGPDDDRVVIMEDRVGFGHARLSIIDLAGGRQPMASHDRRFWITYNGEIYNYRSLRARLREMGCSFRTDSDTEVVLEAFRTYGSRSVHELDGMYAFAIWDSREQLLFAARDPFGKKPFYHVESPDGTWFFASEIKALLASQSIRGVVDYGALDDYLRLSYIPPHRTIYRNISVLPPGHHLTRQRGRSILERYWTPEFGCPGGPDAPEPEMVERLRILVTEAVKKRTLASDVPVGAFLSGGLDSSTVVALMSRLSERPVKTFTVGFGKWVNELPLANAVARRYGTEHHGIQLDVDAADLLVEMGRTYDEPFGDSSSIPTFLISRFAGQEVKVVLTGDGGDELFGGYTWWYGPLIMAERVDRSVRAESRRRMRLRLSRNLKRIPALGGFFEAAYRRLLRESSAARLARDFQDPWDRHLAQMTHFGQEERASLWRYGDKRSPTDFEMWRPQAGEGIDRALYLDACLYLPGDILRKVDRAAMANSLEVRAPLLDRRLAEFAFSLPHTVKFNNGTSKYLFRKAFSHLLPESLLHQPKLGFGGPVAQWLRSDRVRQLSHDLINSPGAPLWGVLKRDALLRHFDRFYKEGIRSEAYRVWGLLCLLVWEREWSGHQQWT
- a CDS encoding acylneuraminate cytidylyltransferase family protein, encoding MTFHGRDSRKIVSIIPARGKSKGIPRKNLVLLRGRPLIYYAIKASLDSQVEQTWVSSEDDEILRIAEDLGARALKRPEELSTDTASSDAVLLHFAERVWFDVLVFLQATSPLTTGEDIDRGISMLDEYDSVIAVSRLTQFVWTDGRPNYDIQDRKRRQEWKSTFLETGGFFITTRDNLLRYRNRIGGRIGFCVVPKIRSFDIDSYEDLEIVERLMA
- a CDS encoding polysaccharide pyruvyl transferase family protein, with amino-acid sequence MRVFFVGDNSDNPNWGCRSTSLALRRMVEESGGEIAHTLFWSRMGKRDRYVPGKVPRLIEHLLGAAVDSIPRARGTVKLIARRAFGSTWDRISGAHDTVPRSFAEFEPFAEKVIKDEIFQPERRALEECDLVVINGEGSIYDTQRTGRMNLFIAYLAKRHFGKPCILVNHTADIGNECMAEMVSRVYPLLDDIVFREHLSAEKCSAFVRGDNSTLGADAAFTYRPAKNPAWSCVAAREGYFSVWPDSASGFNPLEPYVCVGGSSIYLRPDRPQYDPVPGFIALCEMLQKKVGQVLLTAPCTTDEKIFRPISRELHLPLIGLATPTQQAVDILGHARAYVSGRWHPSIFALTGGTPIVTLTANTFKTDALNRQAGLEGQTFDALKLHEEIEPIVELTRTYVTQGEALRRRLRNRVRSLSKLAWRNVRYLRDSMT
- a CDS encoding N-acetylneuraminate synthase family protein: MAERVRIGDRLVGDGEPCFVVAEIGINHNGDLDTARKLISAAVLAGCDAVKFQKRTVEVVYTPEELARPRENPFGETNGDLKRGLELGWDEYGAIDDFCRLNRIMWYASCWDEESVDFIARFDPPCFKIASACLSDDDLLRHHRLYGKPIILSTGMSTLEQIDHAVEILGTGDLILMHCTSTYPAKPEELNLKAIQTLKEHYGVPVGYSGHEVGLPTSLAASALGACMIERHITLDRAMWGSDQAASVEPHGLARLVREIRAIEAAMGDGVKRIFESELPVMRKLRRVG
- a CDS encoding phosphotransferase gives rise to the protein MRVSTSRSGTSRGYRYVRIRGWYFSLQRNPTVLGALLYWRGKPFGFHRAGLGVRPSLQRIAFVTGKLLYHRFNPPRGEVLLDLPVHGHLCCEVHRGYKVFDLARGVVTKVFSPEVTPEVVRQEIERARIAGRFCFAPSLLRCQPEESWYEEEYVNGYHLDGSSWSGFLRALEEDLLPVLTAMIVGSEPRPVDLSGYCGQRMDLLRHEESRLHAEGLEPSEIAQVRGFIEEAAREVCAMGGRTVPLVFSHGDFSPKHVLITNRGHMVVDWETFGYRSVLFDLYNAFFQQIWLGREVPGISREMKRAILGLESTIATSAPSIARHLTPLSSSARLYRLLYYIERVSRILESREPSHETLDTILRWIEAFKRYEGIEPGEGSAMRGNGAEP